The Chrysemys picta bellii isolate R12L10 chromosome 5, ASM1138683v2, whole genome shotgun sequence genome includes a window with the following:
- the LOC135983623 gene encoding uncharacterized protein LOC135983623: MQSSPAVMAMQSGNRKRAPAWTDREVLDLIAVWGDESVLSELRSKRRNAKIYEKISKDMAERGYSRDATQCRVKIKELRQGYQKTKEANGRSGSHPQTSRFYEALHSILGAAATTTPPVTVDSEDGILSTAGSSDMLGDGEDEEGDEEGEAVGSSHNADFPDSQDLFITLTEIPYEASPAITPDTESGEGSATPSATVSQPSLESHSQRLARIRRRKKRTREDMFSELMASSQAQAAQQTQWRENLTRMHQANMDREERWRQEDQQATQTLLGLLREQTDTLRRLVDVLQERRQEDRAPLQSISNRPPPPPSPIPTSPKVQRRRGGRVPANSHSTPAESSSSRRLSFPKI; encoded by the exons atgcagagctctccagcagtgatggccatgcagtctgggaatagaaagagagccccagcatggactgatcgtgaagtcttggatctcatcgctgtgtggggcgatgagtccgtgctttccgagctgcgatccaaaagaaggaatgcaaagatctacgagaagatctctaaagacatggcagagagaggatacagccgggatgcaacgcagtgccgcgtgaaaatcaaggagctgagacaaggctaccagaagaccaaagaggcaaacggacgctccggatcccatccccagacatcccgtttctacgaggcactgcattccatcctcggtgctgccgccaccactaccccaccagtgaccgtggactctgaggatgggatactgtccacggccggttcctcagacatgttaggggacggggaagatgaggaaggagatgaggagggcgaggcagttggcagctctcacaacgctgatttccccgacagccaggatctcttcatcacccttacagagatcccctacgaagcgtccccagccattaccccggacacagaatctggtgaaggatcagcca ccccgtctgcgactgtctcacaacctagcctggaatcacactcccagaggctagcgcggattaggcgtaggaagaagaggacacgggaggacatgttctctgagcttatggcctcttcccaagcccaggcagcacagcagacccagtggcgggagaacttgacccgaatgcaccaagccaacatggatcgggaggagaggtggcggcaggaagaccagcaggcgactcaaacgctgcttggactactgagggagcaaacggacacgctccggcgccttgtggatgttctgcaggaacggaggcaggaggacagagccccgctgcagtccatctctaaccgccctcccccgccaccaagtcccatacccacctcacccaaagtgcaaagaaggagaggcggcagagtccctgctaactctcactccacccctgcagagagctctagtagcagaaggctctcatttcccaaaatttga